The sequence ATGAAGGTCATTGAGGAGTTAAGCCCCTACTGGGCATTGATAGGAATTAAGGTTGAGGATGTAGGCAAGGACTGCGCAATAGGCTCTGTGGAGATAGGCAGGAAGCACCTACAGGTGCTGGACACAGTACACGGCGGGGTCCACGCGGCGCTGGTCGATGCAATGGCCTGGGTAGCCGTAATAAGTCACTATTACCCAAGGTACGTGATCGCAGTGACCACGGACCTAACAGTGAAGTACCTAAAACCAATAGCCGAGGGGGTACTTAAGGCAGTTGCAAGGGTAATCCACGTTAGGGAACCAATTGTGTTGATAACAGCAGAATTAATGAATAGGAGTAATGAATTGGTAGGTTCATCAACAATGACGTATTGGGTGACAAAAACAGGAAA is a genomic window of Vulcanisaeta souniana JCM 11219 containing:
- a CDS encoding PaaI family thioesterase; its protein translation is MQELKCEAGNDELLRAMKVIEELSPYWALIGIKVEDVGKDCAIGSVEIGRKHLQVLDTVHGGVHAALVDAMAWVAVISHYYPRYVIAVTTDLTVKYLKPIAEGVLKAVARVIHVREPIVLITAELMNRSNELVGSSTMTYWVTKTGKSISEFISDISNRT